GGTTTTACTATCGCCGGGCTTTGCTGCCAAAAGCGATCAGGCATGGCTGACACCCTATGCCCGTTATGTCCAAAGCTGGGTTGGCAAAGGTGAAAACAGTGATGCTGCCAAATATGGTTCGATGGCAATGAATGCCGCAGCGGAATTTCATCTGCTGACTGAACCCTATCGCGATGGCACCATGGATACGTTCGATATCCCCGTCTTCATGGTGGCCAGTTCCGATGACCACACGGTTGATCCCTTACTGGCGGCCGACTTTTTCTGCAACAAGGTCACAAATGATAACAAGCGCCTGATCTGGTATCAGGGCGAGGAACACCTGATTGACGAACATCCTTTGTGTGAGGGTGTCGACATTGTCAAATCTGCGGCTCCGGACTGGCGGACGCTTAATCATGCCCATACTGCCATTACCATGCATCCCGATAACCAGCATTACGGTATGGATGGCATTATCCGTCGATGCGACCATTACGACGAGCAAAGCGCTAACAGTAAATGCCAGACCAGCAGCGATGCGGTTTATGGTGAATTGAATCTGTCGGATTCCGCGTCCCCGGGCAGTCTGCGGCGCGGAACCTTCAACCCCGATTTTGTCAGCATGCTCGATAAAATGACCCATTTCATCGAAGTGTCACTGGAAGTCCCGGGAAAGACCGCAAATTGATGAACAGTTTGCACAACTGATCATCGCCTGCCGCCATAAGAAGCACGCACAGACATGACCTTTGCCATTGATCGATTTAACGGACGAAGCGGCCTGACATTTCGTTATGCCTTGCATTCGCCTGAAAATGCCGTTGGTCATGTCCTGATCCTTCAGGGGCGCGGCGAGTTCATCGAACGCTACGGCGAAACGGCACATGAACTTGCCGAACGCGGGCTTGGCTGTGTCACTTTCGATTTCCGCGGACAGGGCGGATCAACCCGCGAAGTCACCGAAAGCCATATGGGTTATGTCCGCGATATCGCCCATTATATCGAAGATACGCATGATGTGCTTTCGCACCTGGCCGATCATTACAATATCCACTGTGATCTGCTTCTGACCCACTCGACTGGCGGGCTGGTGGGCATGCACATGCTGCTTGAAAAACCGTCCCTGTTTGAAAGCAGCGTCATGATCGCCCCATTTTTCGGGCTTGGTGGGCCGGACTGGATTGCACTTGCCGCGCAGTTTTTGTCAGCCGGACTGTGCCGATATGGTTTCGACAAGCAATTCCTGCCAGGACAAAAGCTGCTGTCACCACTGCAACCCTTTGGCGATGATAATCTGCTGACGTCGGATAGGGCGCGCTACGAACGCAACGTCACCTGCCTGCAAGATAACCCTGATCTGGTGGTTGGTGGCGTTTCGGCGGGATGGCTTGATGCCTGTTTCAGGGCACAGGCGGAATTATCCCAGCGTATTGTACCGGATAATAATTTTGTGACCTCGCCCCTGCCCCCGATTACGATGATTCTGTCAGGAAACGATCAGGTGGTCAGCAACCGCGCCACACAGGAACTGTTTGGCGATCATCCATCGGTTGCAATGGTCGAAATCCCCGAAGCCCGCCATGAAATCCTTCAGGAACGCGATGTTTTCCGAAACCTTTTCTGGCAGGCATTTGACCAGCATCTGGCAACCAATCATACCGACTGGCCCCTGCCTCGTTTCTAATAGGCGCGTCTTCCTTCTCAAACCGACTGCAACATTCCCTTGTCAAACCGTTCACGCCGGAACCGGCTGGGCGACATGCCGCGATGACGGGCAAATTGCCGATTGAAATGCGACAGGTTCTGAAACCCGGATTCCTCCGCCACCCGATAAATCGGCAAATCGGACGACAGCAGCAACGACACCGCCCGCCCCAACCGCAATCCCATTAGATAATCCTGAATGCTTGACCCTGTATGACGTTTGAAAAAACGGCGCAGGGTCCGCTCGCTCATGCCGGTCTGCTCGGCAATTTCAGCACTTCCGGTTTGTTCGACATAGTGCGAATGCAAAATATCCAGAACCCGACCAAGCCGGGTTGCCTCATGATAATCGGGCACCGTCGCGTCAAACCGTTCGGACGCAAGCGGTATCCGTTCCTGCGCATCCAGCAAAATCTGCAATACTTCTATCAGCAACAATAACCGGTCGGCCGGATCGCCTATATCAAACCGGTGTGTGAAGGCCGCAACCTTTCGTGCTGATAGGGTATCGAACTTCACACCCCGCCGTGCATCTGTCAGGACAGGTCGCAGCCGCGCAAATTCCGGAATGGTTTCACAAACATTATTGATCCAATCGGCCGTAAACCAGAACACAAAGGCCTGATGTGGCCGTTCGCCCGGCTTTGCCTGCAAATCAAGATCATAGGCTCCCATATCGATTTTCCCGGATGCGGGCGGGGCGGCATTGTGCGAATGCCATGTATGGGGCAGGTTCGGGCCCAGCAAGACCAGATCATCGTCACCGTAAGAACCGATATGATCCCCGACATAGCGTTGCCCCTCACTTCCGAGCGTCAGGGTGAGTTCGTATTCCGGATGAAAATGCCACTCGAACGGGATCGCACGCAGGTTCCGGTGCAGGCCGCGCCATGACCGATCCGGTGCAATTTTCACATGTTCGAACAGCAGTTTCATTCAAACACCCGCTTATACGGCTATCAAAATCGATTAATTTGGCCGAATAGTATCATATTATGTCCGCCCTGTCAGTGGGCGCGACCATTGCGGCCCTCTAGAATGGTTCCAACATCATGAACCATGCGGGAGGAAAAATCATGAGCATGCTGGCAAACACAACCATGGCAACAATGGCCCCGACCGGCCCGAATGCGAACCGGCCGGGCAATGCCTCGGTCAAGGAAGTCACCGGCACGCAATTGCGTGATCTTAAAAAATCGCTGCCGCTCCGCGTGCTATCGGATGCGGACTTCAAACACTGGCAAACCTATGGCTTTGTTGTCGTAAAAAATGCCGTCCCGCAGGAACAGGTCAAAGCCACCGTCGATTTCCTTTGGGAATTTCAGGAAATGGATCCGAATGATCCGGCAAGCTGGGCCCGGCCGCAAATGCGCGACCATGCCATGACCGAACTGAACAATTCTGGCATGGTCGAAGCCTATCATCATCAATCAATGTGGGATAACCGCCAGACGCCGCGGATTTATGACGCGTTTGTCGATATCTGGGATCGGACCGATCTTTGGGTATCGATTGATCGCGCCAACCTTAATACGCCCAATGTCGGCACGCGTGCCTTTGATGGTTTCATTCATTGGGACGCCGATACCAGTCAGGTCCCGCTGCCGATCAATGTGCAGGGCGTTTTATCGCTGGTCGACACCAATGATGATATGGGTGGGTTCCAGTGCGTACCGGACCTGTTTGCCAATTTCGCCGAATGGCTTGCCACCGCGCCAAAGGACCGAGACCCGTTCCGGCCGGACATCGCCAATATTCCGTATGAACTCAAACGCATCCCGATGCAGGCGGGCGATCTTCTGATTTTCAATAGCCTGCTTGCACATGGCATTCGCGCCAACCGGTCCAACCAGACCCGCGTTGCGCAATATATATCCATGGCCCCGGCAACGCCCGAGGAACAGGAACTTGTTGATTGGCGGACCAAAAGCTGGTCGGAACGCCTGCCGGCACGCGGTCACGCCTTCCCGGGTGACCCGCGCAATTGGGAACAGACGCGCTATGAACGCGCAAAGCTGACACCGCTTGGTGAAAAGCTTCTGGGTAAAGTTGCCTGGTAACAGAACAAAAAACGCCCCGGATTTCTGGGGCGTTTTGTATTAGTTCGCATCAAGCTTTGCGATCAGTATGGCTTTCGTGTCCGCATCCACAAAGGCCGCCTCAAGGGCGGTACGCGTTATACCACGAAGCTCATTCTCGCTAAAACCAAACACATCTTTAGCGCGCTGATACTCCTCGGCCAATGTTGTGTGGAAGAACGGCGGATCATCTGATCCCAACGTCACCTTAACCCCGGAATCATAAAGCCTGCGCAAAGGGTGGGATTCGTAATCCGGATATACAGACAGGGCAATATTCGATCCGGGGCACACTTCCAGAACAATGCCGCGTTTCACCAGTTCTTCGACCAGTTTCGGGTCTTCGATGGATCGCACACCATGCCCTATTCGGGTCACCGGCAATTTGTCGATTGCATCCCACACACTTTGCGGACCTTCAACTTCACCGGCATGCGTTGTACATCCAAGCCCGGCATCGGCGGCAATTTTATAGGCCGGGTAAAACGCTTCCTGCGAAAACATGCTTTCATTCCCGCCCATGCCAAACCCGACAATATAGGGATGATCACACGCAACCGTATCAGTCGCCACACCAATCGCCTTTTCCGGGCCGATATGGCGAACGCAGGTCATGA
The Thalassospira xiamenensis M-5 = DSM 17429 DNA segment above includes these coding regions:
- a CDS encoding alpha/beta hydrolase — encoded protein: MSANGLLRSTLVAMTIPATIALSGCIFEDPQHDPSGLAIGAPAENQSFDDYVQKTREQLRTALKAKRFDKEAAPFSQYDLDQVVAMRAPFASGPNKAACDAAGNDTAHGKDVGFLMVHGLTDSPFLMTDVRDTLQSKFPCATFHGLLLPGHGTVPGDLVDVSYEDWIKTVRYGMDGFANGTDHVITIGYSMGAALIGREFDARRRDPRMTAMVLLSPGFAAKSDQAWLTPYARYVQSWVGKGENSDAAKYGSMAMNAAAEFHLLTEPYRDGTMDTFDIPVFMVASSDDHTVDPLLAADFFCNKVTNDNKRLIWYQGEEHLIDEHPLCEGVDIVKSAAPDWRTLNHAHTAITMHPDNQHYGMDGIIRRCDHYDEQSANSKCQTSSDAVYGELNLSDSASPGSLRRGTFNPDFVSMLDKMTHFIEVSLEVPGKTAN
- a CDS encoding alpha/beta fold hydrolase; the encoded protein is MTFAIDRFNGRSGLTFRYALHSPENAVGHVLILQGRGEFIERYGETAHELAERGLGCVTFDFRGQGGSTREVTESHMGYVRDIAHYIEDTHDVLSHLADHYNIHCDLLLTHSTGGLVGMHMLLEKPSLFESSVMIAPFFGLGGPDWIALAAQFLSAGLCRYGFDKQFLPGQKLLSPLQPFGDDNLLTSDRARYERNVTCLQDNPDLVVGGVSAGWLDACFRAQAELSQRIVPDNNFVTSPLPPITMILSGNDQVVSNRATQELFGDHPSVAMVEIPEARHEILQERDVFRNLFWQAFDQHLATNHTDWPLPRF
- a CDS encoding helix-turn-helix domain-containing protein, which encodes MKLLFEHVKIAPDRSWRGLHRNLRAIPFEWHFHPEYELTLTLGSEGQRYVGDHIGSYGDDDLVLLGPNLPHTWHSHNAAPPASGKIDMGAYDLDLQAKPGERPHQAFVFWFTADWINNVCETIPEFARLRPVLTDARRGVKFDTLSARKVAAFTHRFDIGDPADRLLLLIEVLQILLDAQERIPLASERFDATVPDYHEATRLGRVLDILHSHYVEQTGSAEIAEQTGMSERTLRRFFKRHTGSSIQDYLMGLRLGRAVSLLLSSDLPIYRVAEESGFQNLSHFNRQFARHRGMSPSRFRRERFDKGMLQSV
- a CDS encoding phytanoyl-CoA dioxygenase family protein, whose protein sequence is MSMLANTTMATMAPTGPNANRPGNASVKEVTGTQLRDLKKSLPLRVLSDADFKHWQTYGFVVVKNAVPQEQVKATVDFLWEFQEMDPNDPASWARPQMRDHAMTELNNSGMVEAYHHQSMWDNRQTPRIYDAFVDIWDRTDLWVSIDRANLNTPNVGTRAFDGFIHWDADTSQVPLPINVQGVLSLVDTNDDMGGFQCVPDLFANFAEWLATAPKDRDPFRPDIANIPYELKRIPMQAGDLLIFNSLLAHGIRANRSNQTRVAQYISMAPATPEEQELVDWRTKSWSERLPARGHAFPGDPRNWEQTRYERAKLTPLGEKLLGKVAW
- a CDS encoding adenosine deaminase → MTQHIPKAELHLHMEGALTPALVRKFAARNGISLPDGIYDDQDRYIWSNFPEFLGSFDRASAAIRTGKDYADLTHWYLCEQAKAGALYVEIFCSPSHALECGISFDDHLNGVAEGIDRAGKETGIIGRIIMTCVRHIGPEKAIGVATDTVACDHPYIVGFGMGGNESMFSQEAFYPAYKIAADAGLGCTTHAGEVEGPQSVWDAIDKLPVTRIGHGVRSIEDPKLVEELVKRGIVLEVCPGSNIALSVYPDYESHPLRRLYDSGVKVTLGSDDPPFFHTTLAEEYQRAKDVFGFSENELRGITRTALEAAFVDADTKAILIAKLDAN